The following are encoded in a window of Phaseolus vulgaris cultivar G19833 chromosome 3, P. vulgaris v2.0, whole genome shotgun sequence genomic DNA:
- the LOC137806320 gene encoding homocysteine S-methyltransferase 1 isoform X1, with amino-acid sequence MKSEKRQMLHHLIENAGGCAITDGGFATQLEKHGASINDSLWSAIYLIKDPNLIKQVHLEYLEAGADILVTSSYQATLPGFASKGLSIEEGESLLERSVKLAVEARDTFWSSAKRNPGNKYRRALVAASIGSYGAYLANGSEYSGCYGPDVDLKKLKDFHRRRLQVLVEAGPDLLAFETIPNKLEAQACVELLEEESVNIPSWICFTTVDGENAPSGESFKDCLEAINKSIKVDAVGINCAPPHFIESLICTFKQLTKKAIIVYPNSGGVWDSKAKKWQLPKVFNDDDFGFNATRWRDLGAKIIGGCCRTTPSTIQILSNALREKS; translated from the exons ATGAAGAGCGAGAAAAGGCAAATGTTGCATCATCTGATAGAGAATGCGGGAGGCTGCGCCATCACCGATGGGGGATTCGCCACGCAGCTCGAAAAGCATGGAGCCTCCATCAACGATTCTCTCTGGAGTGCTATCTATTTGATCAAAGACCCAAACCTTATCAAGCag GTTCATTTGGAATACTTGGAGGCTGGTGCTGATATATTAGTTACATCATCATACCAG GCTACACTTCCTGGATTTGCGTCCAAGGGGCTATCGATTGAAGAAGGGGAATCACTCTTAGAGAGGAGTGTCAAATTGGCAGTTGAAGCCCGTGATACTTTCTGGAGTTCAGCTAAAAGAAATCCCGGGAATAAATATAGAAGAGCTTTGGTTGCAGCCTCCATTGGAAGCTATGGAGCTTACCTTGCTAATGGTTCAGAATACAG CGGCTGCTATGGACCAGATGTGGATTTAAAGAAGTTGAAAGATTTTCATCGCCGCAGATTGCAAGTTCTTGTTGAAGCTGGTCCAGATTTGCTGGCTTTTGAGACCATTCCAAACAAACTCGAAGCTCAg GCTTGTGTCGAATTGCTTGAAGAAGAAAGTGTCAACATTCCATCTTGGATCTGTTTTACCACTGTAGATGGTGAGAATGCTCCCTCAGGAGAGAGTTTCAAGGACTGTCTTGAAGCAATAAATAAGAGTATTAAAGTAGATGCTGTTGGCATAAACTGTGCACCTCcccattttatagaaagcctcATTTGCACATTTAAGCAG TTAACGAAGAAAGCCATCATTGTTTATCCCAATAGTGGGGGGGTATGGGATAGTAAAGCCAAAAAATGGCAA CTACCCAAGGTTTTTAATGATGATGATTTCGGATTTAATGCGACAAGGTGGCGTGATTTGGGAGCTAAAATAATAGGAGGTTGTTGTCGGACTACACCTTCCACCATTCAAATTCTTTCAAATGCTTTAAGAGAAAAATCTTGA
- the LOC137805761 gene encoding LOB domain-containing protein 41-like isoform X2, producing the protein MCPLSQYSTAHRRTMKISCNGCRILRKGCTEDCVIRPCLEWINSSEAQANATLFLSKFYGRAGLLNLINAAPQHHRTDVFKSLMYEACGRIMNPTFGSVGLFWSGEWAQCQAAVDAVLAGSQINVMTTSHSQVMVAHGSEHASKLLDIRHVVKDANMDKVKGKSKKPNRTENVMMPMSHVGLVNSATLWNPILSHEPRRLEGGGEEIVRAMLLSQDKPSINGGNNIDLELTLG; encoded by the exons ATGTGTCCTTTGTCTCAGTATTCCACTGCACACAGAAGAACCATGAAGATTAGTTGTAATGGGTGTCGCATTCTTCGCAAAGGTTGTACTGAGGACTGTGTTATTAGGCCATGCCTTgaatggataaactcttctgaGGCACAAGCCAatgccacccttttcctttctaAGTTCTATGGTCGTGCCGGTTTGCTCAACCTCATCAATGCTGCCCCACAACACCATCGCACTG ATGTGTTCAAGTCACTGATGTATGAGGCGTGTGGGAGAATCATGAACCCAACATTTGGATCAGTAGGTTTGTTTTGGAGTGGTGAGTGGGCCCAATGCCAAGCTGCTGTTGATGCTGTGCTAGCTGGGTCCCAGATCAATGTCATGACAACCTCTCATTCACAAGTGATGGTGGCACATGGCAGTGAGCATGCTTCCAAACTCCTTGACATACGTCATGTTGTCAAAGATGCCAACATGGACAAGGTAAAAGGAAAATCTAAGAAACCTAATAGAACTGAGAATGTTATGATGCCAATGTCTCATGTGGGTTTGGTCAACTCAGCTACATTATGGAACCCAATTTTAAGCCATGAGCCAAGAAGGttagagggtggtggtgaggaaatAGTGAGGGCTATGTTGTTGAGCCAAGACAAGCCAAGTATAAATGGTGGAAACAACATTGATTTGGAGCTCACTCTTGGCTAG
- the LOC137806320 gene encoding homocysteine S-methyltransferase 1 isoform X2, with protein MKSEKRQMLHHLIENAGGCAITDGGFATQLEKHGASINDSLWSAIYLIKDPNLIKQVHLEYLEAGADILVTSSYQATLPGFASKGLSIEEGESLLERSVKLAVEARDTFWSSAKRNPGNKYRRALVAASIGSYGAYLANGSEYSGCYGPDVDLKKLKDFHRRRLQVLVEAGPDLLAFETIPNKLEAQACVELLEEESVNIPSWICFTTVDGENAPSGESFKDCLEAINKSIKVDAVGINCAPPHFIESLICTFKQLPKVFNDDDFGFNATRWRDLGAKIIGGCCRTTPSTIQILSNALREKS; from the exons ATGAAGAGCGAGAAAAGGCAAATGTTGCATCATCTGATAGAGAATGCGGGAGGCTGCGCCATCACCGATGGGGGATTCGCCACGCAGCTCGAAAAGCATGGAGCCTCCATCAACGATTCTCTCTGGAGTGCTATCTATTTGATCAAAGACCCAAACCTTATCAAGCag GTTCATTTGGAATACTTGGAGGCTGGTGCTGATATATTAGTTACATCATCATACCAG GCTACACTTCCTGGATTTGCGTCCAAGGGGCTATCGATTGAAGAAGGGGAATCACTCTTAGAGAGGAGTGTCAAATTGGCAGTTGAAGCCCGTGATACTTTCTGGAGTTCAGCTAAAAGAAATCCCGGGAATAAATATAGAAGAGCTTTGGTTGCAGCCTCCATTGGAAGCTATGGAGCTTACCTTGCTAATGGTTCAGAATACAG CGGCTGCTATGGACCAGATGTGGATTTAAAGAAGTTGAAAGATTTTCATCGCCGCAGATTGCAAGTTCTTGTTGAAGCTGGTCCAGATTTGCTGGCTTTTGAGACCATTCCAAACAAACTCGAAGCTCAg GCTTGTGTCGAATTGCTTGAAGAAGAAAGTGTCAACATTCCATCTTGGATCTGTTTTACCACTGTAGATGGTGAGAATGCTCCCTCAGGAGAGAGTTTCAAGGACTGTCTTGAAGCAATAAATAAGAGTATTAAAGTAGATGCTGTTGGCATAAACTGTGCACCTCcccattttatagaaagcctcATTTGCACATTTAAGCAG CTACCCAAGGTTTTTAATGATGATGATTTCGGATTTAATGCGACAAGGTGGCGTGATTTGGGAGCTAAAATAATAGGAGGTTGTTGTCGGACTACACCTTCCACCATTCAAATTCTTTCAAATGCTTTAAGAGAAAAATCTTGA
- the LOC137806319 gene encoding zinc finger protein CONSTANS-LIKE 16-like, with protein sequence MSSTKNKGNAVGAKTARACDSCIRNRARWYCAADDAFLCQACDSSVHSANPLARRHHRVRLKIVSHIEANKKSFSGTGNGPSWHKGFTKKPRTPRHGKNGNKALKNPFDVVPEDTNSNSHEESVDEVLYRVPATPSAEQGVSVSDERRVDLLGCESAFEIAFSADVESLLREGLESECVGMEELGLVGTDEVEEHASWECCVGGGNMKVEEEAYELGFDCGHELNFSLTCEEVKEKVIGLDKRQEVVKEDDQRKKKKILLLRLDYEAVITAWTSQRSLWTTSHKPDLGTTQFWPHCMRTCGVEFEHRSGELFGCDAAMADGGREARVSRYREKRRKRLFSKKIRYEVRKLNAEKRPRMKGRFVKRPSLATPPIFPLLNKKEERV encoded by the exons ATGTCTTCCACTAAGAACAAGGGAAACGCTGTCGGCGCCAAAACGGCACGAGCGTGCGACAGCTGCATAAGAAATCGAGCGCGTTGGTACTGTGCCGCCGACGACGCGTTCCTCTGCCAAGCTTGCGACTCTTCCGTTCACTCAGCGAACCCGTTAGCGCGTAGACACCACCGCGTTCGCTTGAAAATCGTTTCACACATCGAAGCCAACAAGAAATCGTTTTCTGGAACGGGTAACGGTCCATCGTGGCACAAAGGGTTCACCAAGAAACCCCGAACGCCACGTCACGGGAAGAACGGTAATAAGGCTCTGAAGAATCCCTTCGATGTGGTACCCGAAGACACAAATTCGAACTCCCATGAAGAGAGCGTGGATGAGGTTCTTTATAGAGTGCCCGCAACTCCTTCGGCAGAGCAAGGGGTATCCGTGAGCGATGAGAGGAGAGTTGATTTGTTAGGATGTGAAAGCGCGTTTGAGATTGCGTTCAGTGCTGATGTTGAGAGTTTGTTGAGGGAGGGACTGGAGAGTGAGTGTGTGGGAATGGAAGAGTTGGGGCTGGTGGGTACCGATGAGGTGGAGGAGCATGCTTCGTGGGAGTGTTGTGTGGGTGGTGGGAACATGAAGGTGGAGGAGGAGGCGTATGAATTGGGATTTGATTGTGGGCATGAGCTGAATTTTTCTTTGACATGTGAAGAGGTTAAGGAAAAGGTTATTGGGTTGGATAAGAGGCAAGAAGTAGTGAAAGAAGATGATCAgcgaaagaagaagaagatctTATTGTTGCGGTTAGATTATGAAGCTGTAATCACTGCTTGGACCAGCCAAAGATCCCTGTGGACTACTTCTCATAAACCAGACTTGGGCACCACGCAGTTCTGGCCTCATTGCATG AGAACGTGTGGAGTGGAGTTTGAGCATCGTAGTGGGGAATTATTTGGGTGTGATGCAGCAATGGCAGACGGTGGAAGAGAAGCAAGAGTGTCAAGATATAGAGAAAAGCGACGTAAAAGGTTGTTCTCGAAGAAAATAAGGTATGAGGTTCGAAAACTGAATGCGGAGAAAAGACCAAGAATGAAAGGGAGGTTTGTAAAGAGGCCTTCTTTAGCAACACCACCCATTTTTCCTTTGCTAAACAAAAAAGAAGAGAGAGTATAA
- the LOC137805761 gene encoding LOB domain-containing protein 41-like isoform X1, with the protein MCPLSQYSTAHRRTMKISCNGCRILRKGCTEDCVIRPCLEWINSSEAQANATLFLSKFYGRAGLLNLINAAPQHHRTGDFPSPLYVFKSLMYEACGRIMNPTFGSVGLFWSGEWAQCQAAVDAVLAGSQINVMTTSHSQVMVAHGSEHASKLLDIRHVVKDANMDKVKGKSKKPNRTENVMMPMSHVGLVNSATLWNPILSHEPRRLEGGGEEIVRAMLLSQDKPSINGGNNIDLELTLG; encoded by the exons ATGTGTCCTTTGTCTCAGTATTCCACTGCACACAGAAGAACCATGAAGATTAGTTGTAATGGGTGTCGCATTCTTCGCAAAGGTTGTACTGAGGACTGTGTTATTAGGCCATGCCTTgaatggataaactcttctgaGGCACAAGCCAatgccacccttttcctttctaAGTTCTATGGTCGTGCCGGTTTGCTCAACCTCATCAATGCTGCCCCACAACACCATCGCACTGGTGATTTTCCCTCACCATTAT ATGTGTTCAAGTCACTGATGTATGAGGCGTGTGGGAGAATCATGAACCCAACATTTGGATCAGTAGGTTTGTTTTGGAGTGGTGAGTGGGCCCAATGCCAAGCTGCTGTTGATGCTGTGCTAGCTGGGTCCCAGATCAATGTCATGACAACCTCTCATTCACAAGTGATGGTGGCACATGGCAGTGAGCATGCTTCCAAACTCCTTGACATACGTCATGTTGTCAAAGATGCCAACATGGACAAGGTAAAAGGAAAATCTAAGAAACCTAATAGAACTGAGAATGTTATGATGCCAATGTCTCATGTGGGTTTGGTCAACTCAGCTACATTATGGAACCCAATTTTAAGCCATGAGCCAAGAAGGttagagggtggtggtgaggaaatAGTGAGGGCTATGTTGTTGAGCCAAGACAAGCCAAGTATAAATGGTGGAAACAACATTGATTTGGAGCTCACTCTTGGCTAG